CCGGTCAGCGCGTAATCCTGCTTGCGCTCCGTCTGCTGAAGGGAGCCGCCGGCAAAGACCGTATCCGTTTTCTGCAGCTTCGTCCCGTGGCCGCTCACGGGCCCCCCGCTCTGGTGGATGGTGGTGCAAACCAGATCGGAAAACGCCGATTTGATCGGCTGGTAACCCGTTGTGGAAACATTGGCGATGTTGTTCGCCGTCACATCCATCCCTTTTTTCAGTTCGATCGCCCCGGTGGATGCCGTATAAAATGACGTCAGCATAAAACAGGTCTCCTCCTTATACTTTCGCGATATCCGTAACCGCCATCGACAGGATCTGATCGTACATTTTCAGCGCCTGCGAGCAGGTCTGAAGCTCGCGCTGCGAGGCGATGGCGTTTGTCATCTCCTGCGCCTCGTCCACGTTCGACCCTTCCGTCGTCTTCCAAAGCACAGAGGGGTTCTGCATCAGGGCGGCGCCGCCGGCCGCGGTATAGGCGTTCTCCCCGGCGGGCTTCAGGCTGTTGTAGTTTGCGAAATTGACCACGGCAAGGCTCCCGACCGGGTTCCCGCCCGCAAAAAGGTTCCCTTCGGAATCCGCCGTGATCTGGTCGGTGCCCGGGCGGATCGGGCGGCCATCCCGGCCCAGCACGCGGCCCATGCCGTCGAGGACGAGGTAGCCGTTTTCATCCACGTTGAAGCTTCCGTCGCGGGTATAGAGCGTCCCCCCGTTACCCTGAACGGCGAAAAAGCCTTCGCCCTTGATGGCGAAATCCAGGCTGCGCCCCGTATCCTTCAGGCCGCCCTGCGAGTGGATCACGTCCGTCCTGTCCGCCACGGTCGCCAGGTTCATGCTGCCGATGGGCGTCGCCTGGGAATCGAGCCTGCTGATGACCATCTGCCCGAACGTGGACGCGGACACCACATTCCTTTTGTAGCCCGGCGTCTCCGCATTCGCCAGATTGTTGCTGATCGCCGTCAGTTTTCTGGTCTGCGTCAGCATTCCGGACCCAAGTGTGTAAAAACCCCTTACCATTTCACGCGGCCTCCTTTTACTGGTTGTTGTATTCTTCCAGGGACTTTTTCAGCTTTCTCAAGGCGTTGGAATGGATCTGCGACACTCTGGAATCGCTGATCCCCATCACCGCCGAAATTTCCTTGATTTTCAGCTGTTCCTTATAATAGAGGGAAATGACGAGCTTCTCCTTTTCGTTCAGCCCGTCGATCAGCTCCGCGAGCACGGATTGAAGCTCCTTTTCCGCGACCACCTGCTCCGGGCTGTGGATGGAGGAATTTCCGGTCAGGCTGAAGCGAAGGTCCTCGACCCCTTTTTCATAGATCATTTCCTCAAAGGACACCATGTTGAGCGCGCAGGTTTCCGCCTGCATCTTCTGGTATTCCGGCAGGCCCACATCCATAAAGTCCGCCAGCTCCCGGTCGGTGGGGTACCTTCCGAGCTCGTAGCTCAGGGCGTTTTCCGCCTCTCCGATGTTTTTCGCGATGCGCTTGAGCCTTCTCGGAAAGCAGTCCTGCTTGCGGATATAATCGATCATCGCGCCCCTCACCTTGATCGAGGCGAAGGTCTCGAATTTCACCTTTTTTTCCGGGTCGAACTTCTCCACCGCATCCAGAAGCGCGATCAGGCCCTCGTTGATCAGGTCCTCCACATAATTGAAATGCTGATAGGCGCCGACGGTTTTCAGCGCAATGCATTTGACGATATATCCATACCGAAGGACAAGCATGTTGCGGATGTCTTCCTCCCTGTTTTTCAGGTACTCATCCCACAGCTCGCCCACAGATACCTGCCGCTGTGCCTTACTGGTTTTCATTCCGTCTTCCCGCCTCCTCTGAAATGCCCTTTCCGGCTCTTAATCCAGCGTGATATTGGCGACCGCCTGAATCTGCACGTCGGAATTCAGCTCGTTAAAAGACAGCACCACGGCCCCC
This window of the Ruminococcaceae bacterium BL-6 genome carries:
- a CDS encoding RNA polymerase sigma factor for flagellar operon, translated to MKTSKAQRQVSVGELWDEYLKNREEDIRNMLVLRYGYIVKCIALKTVGAYQHFNYVEDLINEGLIALLDAVEKFDPEKKVKFETFASIKVRGAMIDYIRKQDCFPRRLKRIAKNIGEAENALSYELGRYPTDRELADFMDVGLPEYQKMQAETCALNMVSFEEMIYEKGVEDLRFSLTGNSSIHSPEQVVAEKELQSVLAELIDGLNEKEKLVISLYYKEQLKIKEISAVMGISDSRVSQIHSNALRKLKKSLEEYNNQ
- a CDS encoding Flagellar basal body protein, yielding MVRGFYTLGSGMLTQTRKLTAISNNLANAETPGYKRNVVSASTFGQMVISRLDSQATPIGSMNLATVADRTDVIHSQGGLKDTGRSLDFAIKGEGFFAVQGNGGTLYTRDGSFNVDENGYLVLDGMGRVLGRDGRPIRPGTDQITADSEGNLFAGGNPVGSLAVVNFANYNSLKPAGENAYTAAGGAALMQNPSVLWKTTEGSNVDEAQEMTNAIASQRELQTCSQALKMYDQILSMAVTDIAKV